In the genome of Amaranthus tricolor cultivar Red isolate AtriRed21 chromosome 15, ASM2621246v1, whole genome shotgun sequence, one region contains:
- the LOC130801895 gene encoding aquaporin NIP2-1-like → METTSPIGSGKEQTSSTYRVFVGPFVRHYPPEFLRKLIAEMIATYLMVFVSCGVNAMNAIDEHKIGKIGVSLAVGMIVMVMIYAVGHISGAHMNPAVTLAFAATRHFPWKQVPIYATAHLTGATLAAFTIRVLLHPIKTVGITTPTETSSQALIMEILVTFIMMFVTSAVATDSKAVGELAGIAVGSAVCISSILAGPISGGSMNPARTIGPALASGYYKALWVYVVGPLTGTLLGAWSYEFIRVNDSQAHINSNRPSL, encoded by the exons ATGGAAACAACTTCGCCAATTGGTTCCGGCAAAGAGCAAACGAGTAGTACATATCGTGTTTTTGTGGGTCCATTTGTTCGGCATTATCCACCAGAATTTTTACGTAAGCTAATAGCAGAAATGATAGCAACGTATTTGATGGTGTTTGTGTCATGCGGAGTGAACGCCATGAACGCCATTGATGAACATAAGATAGGCAAGATTGGAGTTTCACTTGCCGTTGGAATGATCGTTATGGTTATGATTTACGCTGTTGGCCATATTTCTGGTGCTCATATGAACCCTGCCGTCACTCTAGCTTTTGCTGCCACTCGGCATTTCCCTTGGAAACAG GTACCCATATATGCTACAGCACATTTGACAGGAGCAACACTAGCTGCATTTACAATAAGAGTGCTTCTTCATCCCATCAAAACAGTAGGAATCACAACTCCCACTGAGACATCTTCTCAAGCACTCATTATGGAAATTcttgttacttttattatgatgTTTGTCACTTCTGCCGTTGCTACCGACTCTAAAGCT GTTGGAGAATTGGCTGGAATTGCAGTTGGTTCTGCAGTTTGCATTAGTTCTATCTTAGCCGG ACCAATATCAGGAGGATCTATGAACCCAGCTCGAACCATTGGACCAGCTTTAGCAAGTGGATATTACAAAGCACTTTGGGTGTATGTTGTGGGACCATTAACAGGCACTTTACTAGGAGCATGGTCATATGAATTTATTAGGGTTAATGATAGCCAAGCTCACATTAACTCTAATAGACCTTCCCTATAA